In Aeromicrobium sp. A1-2, the DNA window ACGAGACGCGGACCTTTGACCCGACGGCCTCGGACCATTGAGCGAGCTCGCGGGCGCTCCACACGGTCACGCCCGGCCAGGTCTGCTGACCCCGCCCGGTCAGGCCGCGTCGGCCAGCCCCGCCGACGCGCGGAGCCGCGCGAGCAGCTTCGCGAGGCGACGTGAGATCTGCATCTGGCTGACTCCGACGAGCTCGGCGATCTCCTGCTGCGTCTTGTCCTCGACGAACCGCAACCTCAGCAGCTCCCGCTCGTCGTCGTCGAGGTCCCGGCACAGCGGGCCGACCGTGACCCAGTCGTCGATGAACTCGTAGGCCGAGCCTTCAGCCGCGATCGTCTCGCCGAGTGGTCGTCCGTCCTCACGCACGGGCTGGTCGAGCGAGGTCGGCGAGAAGCAGCTGCGGGCCGCCATCGCCTCGCGCACGTCCTCGACCTCCGCGCCGATCTCGCCGGCGAGCGTCAGCACGTCGGGCTGATGGGAGTCCGCCTGCAGACAGCGCTCCGTCGCGCTCGAGATGTCGGCCTGCATCTGCTGGATGCGGCGCGGCGGACGCACCCCCCAGCAGTGGTCGCGGAAGTACTTCTTGATCTCACCGAGGATCGTGACCGTGGCGAAGGGGACGAATTCGCCCCGGTCGTGGTCGAACCCACGGATCGCCTTGACCAGGGCGAAGCACGCAACCTGAACCAGGTCGTCGCGATCGGCACCTCGACCGGCGTAGCGACCGGCGAGATTGTGGGCGAGGCCCAAGTGCCGGCGGACGATCTCGTCCTCGAGCATCGTCCGCTCGTGACCGTGCGTTGCGCCCGCGGCCTCGATCAGAGCGGTGATGTCGTCGTGCTGGAAATATGCGGAAATACTGTTCACGGAAACCCCCGGGGGCTCTCGATCCGTGCTCGGCAGCTGCTCAACCGGCGGGACCACCATGCCACCCCTGGCCCACGAAGCGCAAGAGGGTCCTGGCCACCAATGACCACGCCGCCTAGTTCCTTAGGACCAGTTCAGGTTCCGGCGGCGTCCGCTACTTTGTGTTTCGCTTGGCTCCACCCGGGTATCTCCGGGTGGGCGAGAGGAGGTCCGATGCCGCGCACCAGCCAGACCCAGACCGTCTCGGTCGCGGGCCATCGCCTCCGCCTCACGCACCCCGACAAGGTCATCTACCCCGAGACCGGGACGACCAAGGCCGAGGTCATGGCCTACTACATGGAGATCGCGCCGCATCTGCTGCCGCACCTCGCGGACCGCATCGTGACCCGCAAGCGCTGGGTCGACGGCGTGGGCTCTGCCGCCGACCCCGGTGAGGTGTTCTTCGAGAAGAATCTCCCGTCGTCGGCGCCGGACTGGATCCGACGCGTCGAGATCGAGCACCGAAACCACACCACGACGTACCCCGTGTTCGACAGCGCCGCGGCGCTGGCGTGGGCCGGGCAGGTGGCCGCCCTCGAGCTGCACGTGCCGCAGTGGCGGGTCGCCTCGCACGGAGTCCCACAGAATCCGGACCGTCTTGTGCTGGACCTCGACCCCGGCCCCGGCGCGGGGCTTCCCGAGTGCGTCGAGGTCGCCAAGCGGGCCAGGGCCTTGCTGCGGGAGCTCGACCTCGAGGCGTACCCGGTCACGAGCGGCAGCAAGGGCCTTCACCTGTACGCAGGACTCGACGGGCAGCACGACGCCGAGTACGTCAACCGGTTCGCCAAGCAGCTCGCGCTGGCGTTGGAGTCCGAGCTGCCCGACCTGGTCGTCAGCTCGATGAAGAAGAGCCTGCGCAACGGCAAGGTCCTGGTCGACTGGAGCCAGAACAACGGCAACAAGACCACGATCGCGCCGTACTCGCTGCGCGGGACATCGGTGCCGCACGTCGCGGCGCCCCGGACCTGGCGCGAGATGACCGCCGATCTCCAGCACCTCACGATGGACGAGGTGCTGACCCGGATGAAGCACCGCACGGATCCGCTGGCCGCCCTTGGCGGCGCGGCCCCCTCCGAGGATCGCC includes these proteins:
- a CDS encoding sigma-70 family RNA polymerase sigma factor — encoded protein: MNSISAYFQHDDITALIEAAGATHGHERTMLEDEIVRRHLGLAHNLAGRYAGRGADRDDLVQVACFALVKAIRGFDHDRGEFVPFATVTILGEIKKYFRDHCWGVRPPRRIQQMQADISSATERCLQADSHQPDVLTLAGEIGAEVEDVREAMAARSCFSPTSLDQPVREDGRPLGETIAAEGSAYEFIDDWVTVGPLCRDLDDDERELLRLRFVEDKTQQEIAELVGVSQMQISRRLAKLLARLRASAGLADAA